The proteins below are encoded in one region of Helianthus annuus cultivar XRQ/B chromosome 2, HanXRQr2.0-SUNRISE, whole genome shotgun sequence:
- the LOC110916557 gene encoding ACT domain-containing protein ACR3 isoform X2 translates to MDVFHVTDQQGKKITDNMTIEYIEKALGPKGQTADESKSWSAKRVGVHSNTAIELVGRDRPGLLSEISAVIANQQFNVAAAEVWTHNRRIACVVYLNDDTTTHSHDPARLSAMEEQLKNILRVCGGGDDDKVAAHANFSMGLTHIDRRLHQMLFAEMDYEVKAEAEELKISVDRCSEKDYSVVTVRCRDRPKLMFDIVCTLTDMQYVVFHATISSDTPYATQEYYIRHMDGSPVNTQGEEERVIRCLEAAILRRVSEGLSLELCAKDRVGLLSEVTRVLRENGLSVSRAGVTTVGEQAVNIFYVRDASGNPVDMKTIERLRKEIGHTMMLNVKRSPSTSNATQPQASNKPSFSFGSLFERFMPS, encoded by the exons ATGGATG TGTTTCATGTGACTGACCAACAAGGAAAAAAGATAACTGACAATATGACCATTGAATACATAGAAAAG GCTCTGGGGCCAAAAGGGCAGACGGCAGACGAAAGCAAGTCATGGTCAGCAAAGAGGGTTGGGGTGCACTCAAACACAGCCATTGAGCTTGTTGGAAGAGACCGGCCAGGTCTGTTATCTGAGATCTCAGCCGTAATTGCAAACCAACAATTCAATGTGGCAGCTGCTGAAGTCTGGACACACAATAGAAGAATAGCCTGTGTCGTTTATTTAAATGACGATACCACCACTCACTCTCACGATCCTGCCCGATTGTCTGCTATGGAAGAACAGCTTAAGAATATCCTTCGTGTGTGCGGAGGAGGTGACGATGATAAAGTCGCTGCTCATGCTAATTTCTCAATGGGTTTGACTCATATTGACCGCCGATTACACCAGATGTTGTTTGCTGAAATGGATTATGAAGTCAAAGCTGAGGCTGAAGAGCTCAAGATTTCAGTTGATCGGTGTTCAGAGAAGGATTACTCGGTGGTCACTGTAAGGTGTAGAGATCGGCCCAAACTTATGTTTGATATTGTATGCACCCTCACAGACATGCAATATGTTGTTTTTCATGCTACCATATCATCTGATACCCCCTATGCAACACAG GAGTATTATATCCGTCATATGGATGGCTCCCCTGTCAACACTCAAGGAGAGGAGGAAAGAGTCATCAGGTGTCTTGAGGCTGCAATTCTGCGAAGAGTAAGCGAG ggtCTTAGTTTGGAGCTATGTGCAAAAGACCGTGTTGGATTGCTTTCAGAAGTAACACGAGTCCTGCGGGAAAACGGTCTGTCAGTGTCGAGAGCGGGTGTTACAACAGTCGGGGAACAAGCTGTCAACATTTTTTATGTAAGAGATGCCTCCGGGAATCCGGTGGACATGAAAACTATCGAACGACTCAGAAAGGAAATCGGACACACAATGATGCTTAACGTGAAGAGATCTCCTTCGACTTCAAACGCGACCCAGCCCCAGGCAAGTAATAAACCCAGCTTTTCATTTGGGAGCTTATTTGAACGCTTTATGCCTTCTTGA
- the LOC110916557 gene encoding ACT domain-containing protein ACR3 isoform X1, which yields MAPGGLPYFDPDYETLSIRINPPRVSVDNDGCRECTLVKVDSVNKPGILLEVVQILADLDLIITKAYISSDGGWFMDVFHVTDQQGKKITDNMTIEYIEKALGPKGQTADESKSWSAKRVGVHSNTAIELVGRDRPGLLSEISAVIANQQFNVAAAEVWTHNRRIACVVYLNDDTTTHSHDPARLSAMEEQLKNILRVCGGGDDDKVAAHANFSMGLTHIDRRLHQMLFAEMDYEVKAEAEELKISVDRCSEKDYSVVTVRCRDRPKLMFDIVCTLTDMQYVVFHATISSDTPYATQEYYIRHMDGSPVNTQGEEERVIRCLEAAILRRVSEGLSLELCAKDRVGLLSEVTRVLRENGLSVSRAGVTTVGEQAVNIFYVRDASGNPVDMKTIERLRKEIGHTMMLNVKRSPSTSNATQPQASNKPSFSFGSLFERFMPS from the exons ATGGCCCCAGGAGGATTGCCTTACTTTGACCCTGACTACGAGACCTTAAGCATACGAATAAACCCTCCAAG GGTTTCCGTGGATAATGATGGTTGTAGAGAATGTACTTTAGTTAAG GTCGACAGTGTAAACAAGCCAGGAATATTGCTGGAAGTGGTTCAAATTCTTGCAGACCTTGATCTTATTATTACTAAAGCCTACATTTCCTCTGATGGAGGATGGTTCATGGATG TGTTTCATGTGACTGACCAACAAGGAAAAAAGATAACTGACAATATGACCATTGAATACATAGAAAAG GCTCTGGGGCCAAAAGGGCAGACGGCAGACGAAAGCAAGTCATGGTCAGCAAAGAGGGTTGGGGTGCACTCAAACACAGCCATTGAGCTTGTTGGAAGAGACCGGCCAGGTCTGTTATCTGAGATCTCAGCCGTAATTGCAAACCAACAATTCAATGTGGCAGCTGCTGAAGTCTGGACACACAATAGAAGAATAGCCTGTGTCGTTTATTTAAATGACGATACCACCACTCACTCTCACGATCCTGCCCGATTGTCTGCTATGGAAGAACAGCTTAAGAATATCCTTCGTGTGTGCGGAGGAGGTGACGATGATAAAGTCGCTGCTCATGCTAATTTCTCAATGGGTTTGACTCATATTGACCGCCGATTACACCAGATGTTGTTTGCTGAAATGGATTATGAAGTCAAAGCTGAGGCTGAAGAGCTCAAGATTTCAGTTGATCGGTGTTCAGAGAAGGATTACTCGGTGGTCACTGTAAGGTGTAGAGATCGGCCCAAACTTATGTTTGATATTGTATGCACCCTCACAGACATGCAATATGTTGTTTTTCATGCTACCATATCATCTGATACCCCCTATGCAACACAG GAGTATTATATCCGTCATATGGATGGCTCCCCTGTCAACACTCAAGGAGAGGAGGAAAGAGTCATCAGGTGTCTTGAGGCTGCAATTCTGCGAAGAGTAAGCGAG ggtCTTAGTTTGGAGCTATGTGCAAAAGACCGTGTTGGATTGCTTTCAGAAGTAACACGAGTCCTGCGGGAAAACGGTCTGTCAGTGTCGAGAGCGGGTGTTACAACAGTCGGGGAACAAGCTGTCAACATTTTTTATGTAAGAGATGCCTCCGGGAATCCGGTGGACATGAAAACTATCGAACGACTCAGAAAGGAAATCGGACACACAATGATGCTTAACGTGAAGAGATCTCCTTCGACTTCAAACGCGACCCAGCCCCAGGCAAGTAATAAACCCAGCTTTTCATTTGGGAGCTTATTTGAACGCTTTATGCCTTCTTGA